In a single window of the Labrus mixtus chromosome 20, fLabMix1.1, whole genome shotgun sequence genome:
- the csnk1da gene encoding casein kinase I isoform X1: protein MELRVGNRYRLGRKIGSGSFGDIYLGTDISAAEEVAIKLECVKTKHPQLHIESKIYKMMQGGVGIPTIKWCGAEGDYNVMVMELLGPSLEDLFNFCSRKFSLKTVLLLADQMISRIEYIHSKNFIHRDVKPDNFLMGLGKKGNLVYIIDFGLAKKYRDARTHQHIPYRENKNLTGTARYASINTHLGIEQSRRDDLESLGYVLMYFNLGSLPWQGLKAATKRQKYERISEKKMSTPIEVLCKGYPSEFATYLNFCRSLRFDDKPDYSYLRQLFRNLFHRQGFSYDYVFDWNMLKFGANRAVEDAERERREREERLRHGRNPAARGMASASGRARATQEVAAPSPLNPASHTGLEKERKVSMRLHRGAPVNISSSDLTGRQDSRMSSQALSRVTPSGLQSAAPR from the exons gTACTGACATCTCGGCCGCTGAGGAGGTCGCCATCAAGTTGGAATGTGTGAAGACCAAACACCCACAGCTCCACATAGAGAGCAAAATCTACAAGATGATGCAGGGCGGAG TGGGCATTCCTACAATAAAGTGGTGCGGGGCGGAGGGCGACTACAACGTGATGGTGATGGAGCTGCTGGGCCCGAGTCTGGAGGATCTGTTCAACTTCTGCTCGCGCAAGTTCAGCCTGAAGACGGTGCTGCTGCTCGCCGACCAGATG ATCAGCCGTATTGAATACATCCACTCCAAGAACTTCATCCACAGAGACGTGAAGCCCGACAACTTCCTCATGGGGCTCGGCAAGAAGGGCAACCTGGTTTACATCATCGACTTCGGCCTTGCCAAGAAATACCGCGATGCCCGAACGCATCAGCACATCCCGTACCGCGAGAACAAGAACCTGACTGGCACCGCCCGCTATGCCTCCATAAACACACATCTGGGCATCG agCAGTCCAGACGAGACGACCTGGAGTCTCTGGGTTACGTCCTCATGTACTTCAACCTCGGCTCTCTGCCCTGGCAAGGCCTCAAAGCCGCCACCAAGAGGCAGAAATACGAACGCATCAGTGAGAAGAAAATGTCCACGCCCATCGAGGTCCTCTGCAAAGGCTACCCAT CGGAGTTTGCCACCTACCTGAACTTCTGTCGCTCTCTGCGGTTCGACGACAAACCCGACTACTCGTACCTCCGTCAGCTCTTCAGGAACCTCTTCCACCGACAGGGCTTCTCCTACGACTATGTGTTCGACTGGAACATGCTCAAATTT GGCGCCAACAGGGCCGTGGAGGACGCCGAGCGGGAGCGCCGTGAGCGAGAGGAGAGGCTGAGGCACGGCAGGAATCCCGCGGCTCGGGGCATGGCTTCGGCCTCAGGGAGAGCAAGAGCCACTCAGGAAGTTgcagccccctcccccctcaacCCTGCCTCACACACAG gtttggagaaggagaggaaggtgaGCATGCGTCTTCATCGTGGAGCACCGGTCAACATCTCCTCCTCAGACCTGACGGGACGACAGGACTCCCGCATGTcctcacag gctCTGTCCCGGGTCACACCGAGCGGCCTCCAGTCTGCGGCTCCACGGTGA
- the csnk1da gene encoding casein kinase I isoform X2, whose protein sequence is MELRVGNRYRLGRKIGSGSFGDIYLGTDISAAEEVAIKLECVKTKHPQLHIESKIYKMMQGGVGIPTIKWCGAEGDYNVMVMELLGPSLEDLFNFCSRKFSLKTVLLLADQMISRIEYIHSKNFIHRDVKPDNFLMGLGKKGNLVYIIDFGLAKKYRDARTHQHIPYRENKNLTGTARYASINTHLGIEQSRRDDLESLGYVLMYFNLGSLPWQGLKAATKRQKYERISEKKMSTPIEVLCKGYPSEFATYLNFCRSLRFDDKPDYSYLRQLFRNLFHRQGFSYDYVFDWNMLKFGANRAVEDAERERREREERLRHGRNPAARGMASASGRARATQEVAAPSPLNPASHTAGAAGSQTAVVPLRLRLEEEPQSSSQ, encoded by the exons gTACTGACATCTCGGCCGCTGAGGAGGTCGCCATCAAGTTGGAATGTGTGAAGACCAAACACCCACAGCTCCACATAGAGAGCAAAATCTACAAGATGATGCAGGGCGGAG TGGGCATTCCTACAATAAAGTGGTGCGGGGCGGAGGGCGACTACAACGTGATGGTGATGGAGCTGCTGGGCCCGAGTCTGGAGGATCTGTTCAACTTCTGCTCGCGCAAGTTCAGCCTGAAGACGGTGCTGCTGCTCGCCGACCAGATG ATCAGCCGTATTGAATACATCCACTCCAAGAACTTCATCCACAGAGACGTGAAGCCCGACAACTTCCTCATGGGGCTCGGCAAGAAGGGCAACCTGGTTTACATCATCGACTTCGGCCTTGCCAAGAAATACCGCGATGCCCGAACGCATCAGCACATCCCGTACCGCGAGAACAAGAACCTGACTGGCACCGCCCGCTATGCCTCCATAAACACACATCTGGGCATCG agCAGTCCAGACGAGACGACCTGGAGTCTCTGGGTTACGTCCTCATGTACTTCAACCTCGGCTCTCTGCCCTGGCAAGGCCTCAAAGCCGCCACCAAGAGGCAGAAATACGAACGCATCAGTGAGAAGAAAATGTCCACGCCCATCGAGGTCCTCTGCAAAGGCTACCCAT CGGAGTTTGCCACCTACCTGAACTTCTGTCGCTCTCTGCGGTTCGACGACAAACCCGACTACTCGTACCTCCGTCAGCTCTTCAGGAACCTCTTCCACCGACAGGGCTTCTCCTACGACTATGTGTTCGACTGGAACATGCTCAAATTT GGCGCCAACAGGGCCGTGGAGGACGCCGAGCGGGAGCGCCGTGAGCGAGAGGAGAGGCTGAGGCACGGCAGGAATCCCGCGGCTCGGGGCATGGCTTCGGCCTCAGGGAGAGCAAGAGCCACTCAGGAAGTTgcagccccctcccccctcaacCCTGCCTCACACACAG CAGGGGCAGCAGGGAGTCAGACGGCTGTGGTGCCACTGCGATTGCGGCTCGAGGAAGAGCCGCAAAGCAGCTCTCAGTGA